Proteins encoded within one genomic window of Hermetia illucens chromosome 2, iHerIll2.2.curated.20191125, whole genome shotgun sequence:
- the LOC119650104 gene encoding aldo-keto reductase family 1 member B7-like, with protein sequence MVKIPTIKQNDNTVMPIIGLGTYTSTGGDCKRAVKDAIDAGYRHFDTAYFYENEAEVGEAIREKIAEGAIKREDVYIVTKLWCHFHDPERVEKACRLSLKNFGLDYIDMYLMHWPYAYVYEGDRVMFPTDPSGEVKLSDVDYVDTWKAMEKLVGLGLTKSIGVSNFNSKQLTRLLSAATIKPVHNQIEAHPGLSQKKLIEFCKNLNIVVTGYCPLGRPEGNRGDFLNDKKIIEIGKKYNKSSAQVILRWLVDSGVVPIPKSVTKSRIQANIDIFDFQLSAEDRQVLDGFNTGHRIIPMTHAKNSPHYPFHEEF encoded by the exons ATGGTGAAAATACCAACAATCAAGCAAAATGATAATACCGTGATGCCTATTATTGGATTGGGCACCTACACA TCCACAGGTGGAGATTGTAAACGAGCGGTGAAAGATGCCATTGACGCCGGCTATCGCCACTTTGATACAGCTTACTTTTATGAAAATGAAGCAGAGGTTGGTGAAGCAATCCGTGAAAAGATCGCCGAAGGAGCTATAAAACGTGAGGATGTCTACATAGTGACAAAG CTATGGTGTCATTTCCATGATCCGGAGAGGGTGGAAAAGGCCTGCCGATTGTCATTGAAAAATTTCGGTCTGGATTACATTGATATGTATTTGATGCATTGGCCTTACGCTTATGTCTATGAAGGAGACCGCGTAATGTTTCCAACCGATCCATCAGGAGAGGTGAAACTCAG TGATGTGGATTATGTTGATACATGGAAGGCAATGGAAAAGCTGGTTGGTCTTGGATTGACAAAAAGCATTGGTGTCTCCAACTTCAATTCAAAGCAGCTTACCAGGTTGTTGTCAGCCGCAACCATCAAGCCAGTTCACAACCAG ATCGAAGCTCATCCTGGTCTCAGTCAAAAGAAACTCATTGAATTTTGTAAAAACCTCAACATTGTTGTTACGGGTTATTGTCCTCTTGGTCGTCCTGAAGGAAATCGAGGTGACTTCCTAAACGacaagaaaattattgaaatcggCAAGAAATATAACAAGAGTTCCGCACAAGTAATTCTACGATGGCTG GTCGACAGCGGAGTTGTCCCCATTCCAAAATCCGTTACAAAGAGCCGTATTCAAGCCAATATCGATATATTTGACTTTCAATTGAGCGCTGAGGATCGTCAAGTTTTGGATGGATTTAACACAGGACATCGCATCATTCCCATGACCCATGCTAAGAATAGTCCACATTATCCGTTTCATGAAGAATTCTAA